A genomic region of Balaenoptera acutorostrata chromosome 4, mBalAcu1.1, whole genome shotgun sequence contains the following coding sequences:
- the LOC103020292 gene encoding rRNA-processing protein FCF1 homolog encodes MGKQKETRKYATMKRMLSLRDQRLKEKDRLKPKKKEKKDPSALKEREVPQHPSCLFFQYNTQLGPPYHILVDTNFINFSIKAKLDLVQSTMDCLYAKCIPCITDCVMADTEKLGQKYRVALRIAKDPRFERLPCTHKGTYADDCLVQRVTQHKCYIVATVDRDLKRRIRKIPGVPIMYISNHRYNIERMPDDYGAPRF; translated from the coding sequence ATggggaaacaaaaggaaacacGGAAGTATGCGACCATGAAGCGAATGCTTAGTCTCAGAGATCAGAGGCTTAAAGAAAAGGATAGATTAAAAccgaagaagaaagaaaagaaagatcccAGTGCACTCAAGGAAAGAGAAGTCCCCCAGCACCCTTCTTGCTTATTCTTCCAATACAACACACAGCTGGGCCCACCTTACCACATCCTGGTCGATACCAACTTTATCAACTTTTCCATTAAAGCCAAACTGGACTTAGTGCAGTCAACGATGGACTGTCTGTATGCCAAGTGTATCCCTTGTATAACTGACTGCGTAATGGCTGACACTGAGAAATTGGGGCAGAAGTATCGAGTGGCTCTAAGGATTGCCAAGGATCCAAGATTTGAACGCTTACCATGCACACACAAAGGAACCTATGCAGATGACTGCTTAGTGCAAAGAGTAACTCAGCACAAGTGTTACATTGTGGCCACAGTTGACCGGGACCTTAAGCGAAGAATCCGGAAGATCCCTGGAGTTCCCATCATGTACATTTCTAACCATAGGTACAACATTGAGCGGATGCCAGATGATTATGGAGCCCCTCGGTTCTAA